A single Bremerella cremea DNA region contains:
- the rpoB gene encoding DNA-directed RNA polymerase subunit beta codes for MATSSQRRLEPNEVRRFGSQSIYMAPPDLTKIQTLSYQNFLQAEVEAEARDPELGIESVLREIFPIQSYDGQNQLDYVRYELGKPRYTPEECKQLRLTYGRPFRIWLRLNKEEPIEEEVYLGDLPVMLGGGEFIINGAERVVVSQLHRSPGVDFVLEQDTTSDKKLPSCRIIPERGSWIEVNVSKKDSLTVRIDQSGKFAATTLLRAMSPEFSSDADVIRAFYESTVESVKDGRSVAKIENKIAVDDIIYPSSSDRAGEIILEAGQKISRNIAELICSAGIDEVEVMEPPKTQLIFTALAEDNTSSHEEALLRIYQRLRPGNPPQLEKAKTLFGEKFYDENRYRLGRVGRFRMNRKLGLDVEEGKQTLRPEDLIAAIRYILYLSSGDKRARIDDIDHLGNRRLRTIDELACDEMRKGFLKLRRTVQERMSLKDAEDMTPRNLVNPKSISAAIEYFFGRGELSQVVDQTNPLSMLTHERRLSALGPGGLNRKRAGFEVRDVHISHYGRICPIETPEGTNIGLISSLALYSSVDEYGFLITPYRKITNGKIDKGFVWLRADEESDALVAPADTPTDDEDVLLGDLIIARYRSDFEMVAPTEVEYIDVAPCQMVGVSAALIPFLEHDDANRALMGSNMQRQAVPLLVAEPPIVGTGVERDVAMNSSMIVRAKYDGVVKYVDALKVIIERSGVAEHAEDVYELRKFVGLNERTCLNQHPVVKMGQKITAGDVLADGAATHGGQLALGRNVLVGFMSFDGYNYEDAIIISEELVKQDVYTSIHIEEFDVEIRETKLGREDFTRDIPNVSEKMLRNLDENGIVQVGTFVKPGDILVGKVSPKSKTELTPEEKLLHAIFGRAGEDVKNDSLEVPSGIEGIVVQAEKFARRMSLSDDERKAFEKTLKDAETEGNAAIAELFAEFVGEVEKILGKTVTDEDGTPLTRDQDNKYIAEQAQQFRLYKVLESIKNDERISGVRQLYAAKWPAIELAIDQRDRKLNSMKRGDELRSGVLQMVKVYIATKRVISVGDKMAGRHGNKGVIAKILPVEDMPFLADGTPIQIMLNPLGVPSRMNVGQILETHLGWAGAKLGFQAITPVFDGASEEIINDCLEEAGLPRHGKARLHDGRTGEALNQETTVGYIYMLKLHHLVDDKVHARSTGPYSLITQQPLGGKARFGGQRFGEMEVWALEAYGAAYILQELLTVKSDDVEGRTKIYESMVKGENTLEAGTPASFDVLTNEIRGLGLNMQLEKRRL; via the coding sequence ATGGCTACCTCGTCGCAACGACGGCTGGAACCTAATGAAGTTCGTCGGTTTGGAAGTCAGTCGATCTATATGGCTCCGCCAGATCTGACAAAAATCCAAACCCTCAGCTACCAAAATTTCCTGCAAGCTGAGGTCGAGGCGGAAGCTCGCGATCCAGAATTGGGCATCGAAAGTGTCCTGCGGGAAATCTTTCCGATTCAAAGTTACGACGGACAAAACCAGCTCGACTATGTTCGATACGAGTTGGGCAAGCCGCGATATACGCCAGAGGAATGCAAGCAATTGCGGCTTACCTATGGGCGTCCGTTCCGAATTTGGCTTCGCTTGAATAAAGAGGAGCCCATCGAGGAAGAAGTGTACCTCGGCGACCTGCCGGTGATGCTCGGTGGTGGTGAATTTATCATCAACGGAGCGGAACGGGTGGTGGTTAGCCAGTTGCACCGGAGCCCTGGTGTCGACTTCGTGCTCGAGCAAGATACGACCTCGGACAAGAAATTGCCGAGTTGCCGTATTATTCCCGAACGCGGTAGCTGGATCGAAGTCAACGTCTCGAAGAAGGACTCGCTCACGGTCCGGATCGACCAAAGCGGTAAATTTGCCGCCACGACGTTGCTGCGTGCCATGTCGCCAGAGTTCAGCAGCGATGCCGACGTGATTCGTGCCTTCTACGAATCGACGGTCGAATCGGTCAAAGATGGTCGTAGTGTTGCGAAGATCGAAAACAAGATCGCGGTCGACGACATTATCTATCCCAGCAGTAGCGACCGTGCTGGCGAAATTATTCTCGAAGCTGGCCAGAAGATCAGCCGCAATATCGCAGAGCTGATCTGTTCTGCTGGTATTGATGAAGTCGAGGTCATGGAGCCTCCGAAGACGCAGCTTATCTTCACTGCCTTGGCGGAAGATAACACGTCGAGTCACGAAGAAGCCCTCCTTCGAATTTATCAACGACTGCGTCCAGGCAACCCGCCGCAGTTGGAAAAAGCAAAGACGCTGTTTGGCGAAAAGTTCTACGACGAAAACCGTTACCGTCTCGGTCGCGTTGGTCGTTTCCGTATGAACCGAAAGCTCGGCCTCGACGTGGAAGAAGGGAAGCAAACGCTTCGCCCTGAGGACTTGATCGCCGCAATTCGGTACATCCTGTATCTCTCTTCAGGTGACAAACGGGCCCGCATCGACGATATCGACCACTTGGGTAATCGGCGTTTGCGAACCATCGACGAATTGGCCTGCGATGAAATGCGAAAGGGCTTCCTGAAGCTACGTCGTACGGTTCAGGAACGAATGAGCCTGAAAGACGCGGAAGACATGACTCCGCGTAATCTGGTTAACCCGAAAAGCATTTCTGCAGCGATTGAATACTTCTTTGGTCGCGGCGAACTGTCGCAGGTGGTTGACCAAACGAACCCACTTTCTATGCTCACGCACGAACGTCGCCTTTCGGCTCTCGGCCCTGGCGGTTTGAATCGTAAGCGAGCTGGTTTCGAGGTTCGCGACGTTCACATTTCGCACTATGGCCGTATCTGTCCGATTGAAACGCCGGAAGGTACGAACATCGGTTTGATCTCGAGCTTGGCTCTCTACTCATCGGTGGACGAGTACGGCTTTTTGATCACGCCTTATCGCAAGATTACCAATGGTAAGATCGATAAGGGCTTCGTTTGGCTGCGTGCCGACGAAGAATCGGATGCCCTGGTCGCTCCGGCAGATACTCCGACCGATGACGAAGACGTGTTGCTGGGGGATTTGATTATCGCCCGTTATCGCAGCGACTTTGAAATGGTCGCTCCGACGGAAGTCGAGTATATCGACGTGGCACCTTGCCAGATGGTGGGTGTTTCAGCCGCTTTGATTCCGTTCCTGGAACACGACGATGCGAACCGCGCGTTGATGGGATCCAACATGCAGCGGCAAGCCGTGCCTCTGTTGGTTGCCGAACCGCCGATCGTCGGTACCGGTGTCGAACGTGACGTGGCCATGAACTCGAGCATGATTGTTCGAGCCAAGTACGATGGTGTCGTGAAGTACGTTGACGCTTTGAAAGTGATCATCGAACGAAGCGGTGTCGCCGAGCATGCCGAAGACGTCTACGAACTGCGGAAGTTTGTGGGGCTCAACGAGCGTACCTGCTTGAACCAGCATCCTGTCGTGAAGATGGGGCAAAAGATCACCGCTGGCGACGTGTTGGCAGATGGTGCCGCAACCCACGGTGGCCAGCTGGCTCTCGGTCGAAATGTGCTGGTCGGCTTTATGTCGTTCGACGGGTACAACTACGAAGACGCGATCATCATCAGCGAAGAATTGGTCAAGCAAGACGTTTATACCTCGATCCATATCGAAGAGTTCGACGTTGAAATTCGTGAGACCAAGCTGGGCCGAGAAGACTTCACGCGAGATATTCCTAATGTCTCGGAAAAGATGCTTCGCAATCTCGATGAAAACGGGATTGTCCAGGTCGGTACGTTCGTGAAACCAGGCGACATTTTAGTCGGTAAGGTTTCGCCGAAGAGCAAGACCGAGTTGACGCCGGAAGAAAAGCTGCTGCACGCGATCTTTGGGCGTGCCGGTGAAGACGTCAAAAACGACTCGCTCGAAGTTCCCTCCGGCATCGAAGGGATCGTGGTGCAAGCCGAGAAGTTCGCTCGCCGCATGAGCCTTTCGGACGACGAACGGAAGGCATTCGAGAAGACGTTGAAAGACGCCGAGACGGAAGGCAATGCCGCGATTGCGGAGTTGTTCGCCGAGTTCGTTGGCGAAGTGGAAAAGATTCTCGGCAAGACGGTTACCGATGAAGACGGAACTCCGCTCACGCGAGATCAGGACAACAAATACATCGCGGAACAAGCTCAGCAGTTCCGTTTGTACAAAGTCTTGGAATCGATCAAGAACGACGAACGCATCAGCGGCGTTCGTCAGCTGTATGCGGCCAAGTGGCCCGCAATTGAGCTCGCCATCGATCAACGTGATCGCAAGCTTAACAGCATGAAACGTGGCGACGAGCTTCGTAGCGGCGTGCTGCAGATGGTTAAGGTTTACATCGCCACCAAACGAGTGATCTCGGTGGGTGACAAGATGGCCGGTCGCCACGGTAACAAGGGTGTGATCGCCAAAATCTTGCCAGTGGAAGACATGCCGTTTCTGGCAGATGGAACGCCGATTCAAATCATGCTCAACCCGCTAGGCGTGCCTAGCCGTATGAATGTTGGGCAGATTTTGGAAACCCACTTGGGTTGGGCTGGGGCGAAGCTTGGCTTCCAAGCGATCACGCCGGTCTTCGATGGTGCCTCGGAAGAGATCATCAACGACTGTCTGGAAGAAGCTGGTTTGCCACGTCACGGTAAGGCGCGTCTGCACGATGGCCGTACCGGTGAAGCCCTGAACCAGGAAACGACCGTTGGCTACATCTACATGCTGAAGCTGCACCACTTGGTCGACGACAAAGTGCATGCTCGCAGCACTGGGCCTTACTCGCTCATTACGCAGCAGCCACTTGGTGGTAAGGCACGCTTCGGTGGTCAGCGATTTGGGGAAATGGAAGTGTGGGCTCTGGAAGCCTACGGTGCTGCCTACATCCTCCAAGAGTTGCTTACCGTTAAGAGTGACGACGTCGAAGGACGTACGAAGATTTATGAATCGATGGTCAAGGGAGAAAACACGCTAGAAGCCGGTACGCCCGCGAGCTTCGACGTGTTGACCAACGAGATTCGAGGGCTCGGGTTGAACATGCAGTTGGAAAAGCGTCGCCTGTAA
- the rpoC gene encoding DNA-directed RNA polymerase subunit beta' — MSILESSYDRINDYTAVKISLARPHDIRSWSFGEVKKPETINYRTYRPEKDGLFCERIFGPEKDWECACGKYRGMKYKGMICDRCGVKITHSRVRRKRMGHIELAAPIVHIWFFKAMPSRLGNLLAMKTSSLEKVIYFQDYVVVDPGSTDLEKFQTLTEEEYRGAVEQFGSGTFEADMGAEAVRKLLQGLDLVQLSIDLRKDLHETGSKQKRKDLTNRLKIVEAIRDSDNKPEWMVMDVIPVIPPDLRPLVLLDSGNFATSDLNDLYRRIINRNNRLRKLVDLNAPEVIIRNEKRMLQQSVDALFDNNRCKRPVLGSSNRPLKSLTDMIKGKQGRFRENLLGKRVDYSARSVIVVGPRMKLHQCGLPKKIALELYQPFIIRKLKVLGHADTIKSAKKMLERKDEEVWDILESVIQNHPVLLNRAPTLHRMGIQAFEPTLVEGNAIHLHPLVCKGFNADFDGDQMAVHLPLSIEAQVEAHTLMLATNNIFAPSNGKPIMSPSQDVVMGCNFITVSLPNRPGEGMTFSSMDEADYAFAQGIIDLHAVVKVRLPEGRKLKGEDDEQSSTRIIETTFGRVLFNEMLPPGMDFYNHSLGSSELSKVISDCYQRLGRRATINLLDDMNQLGFRESTRSGLSFATDDLVTPDSKHKIIAEAEKKVIKYKKLYERGVITDKERVNQVLDAWTHAREQITAEMMTEMKNDDRGGHGYINPVYLMADSGARGGTEQIRQLAGMRGLMAKPSGEIIETPIKSNFREGLTVLEYFSSTHGARKGLADTALKTADSGYLTRKLADVAQNVVITQDDCGTTQGITKGVIYRGEKVEVSLADAIKGRVSRQSIVNPITDEVIVRENEMITPDTARKIERMGLERIQVRSPMTCDSGLGCCKACYGMDMSTGDQVEEGMAVGIIAAQSIGEPGTQLTMRTFHIGGVAVTDTEEHEKKTKRGGFVKFTRMRTATNDEGKNIVLTRNGEITIVDAKGREIESYDVPTGAILEVKENEEVKTGQVLCSWNPYSIPIVAEVGGRVRYEDVVEGETMMIEHDATGYARRMITEHKGDFHPQLVIEDEDGKPLDVYYLPEKAIIDAEEGANVSAGTTVASTPRESGGVKDITGGLPRVTEIFEARKPKDPAVMAEIDGVVEILSEKKRGKRTIVVRNESGIEREHLVPHGKRFLVHTGDYVRAGQSLIDGPLVPHDILRISGEEAVQQYLLHEIQGVYRSQRVEINDKHIEIIVARMLRKVMVDSAGDTSLLPGLVMDKFDFRRANDQLSRCLKISGTGDSQQFTEGMIVPKEALEQENSQIEALGGNPAKGSKPASASASTQLLGITKAAVQSSSFISAASFQETTKVLTEAALAGKIDELIGLKENVILGHLIPAGTGFRSFQDSEVRINPEALAELASRTRERTLEDSFPLLQDSSEGGQPGPAAISEMAPAPGLESLLGGAGPVPATEGPAYGEPQPPQMPPPPQVGGDGFEPGPEDEL, encoded by the coding sequence ATGAGTATTCTCGAAAGCTCTTACGACCGCATCAACGATTACACGGCGGTTAAGATCAGCCTCGCACGACCGCACGATATTCGCAGCTGGTCGTTCGGTGAAGTCAAGAAGCCGGAAACCATCAACTACCGAACCTACCGTCCTGAAAAGGATGGTTTGTTCTGCGAGCGGATCTTCGGCCCAGAAAAAGACTGGGAGTGTGCCTGCGGTAAGTATCGCGGCATGAAATACAAAGGCATGATCTGCGATCGCTGTGGTGTGAAGATCACGCACAGCCGTGTACGTCGCAAGCGCATGGGGCACATCGAACTCGCTGCCCCGATCGTGCATATCTGGTTTTTCAAGGCCATGCCCAGCCGCTTGGGTAATTTGTTGGCCATGAAGACCTCGAGCCTGGAAAAGGTGATTTACTTCCAGGATTACGTCGTTGTCGATCCCGGCAGCACCGATCTCGAAAAATTTCAAACGCTGACCGAAGAAGAGTACCGCGGTGCTGTCGAACAATTCGGTTCCGGCACGTTTGAAGCAGACATGGGTGCCGAAGCTGTTCGCAAGTTGCTGCAAGGTTTAGACCTGGTTCAACTTTCGATTGACCTGCGCAAGGACCTTCACGAAACCGGTTCCAAGCAAAAACGGAAAGACCTGACCAACCGTCTGAAGATTGTTGAAGCGATTCGCGATAGCGACAACAAGCCGGAATGGATGGTGATGGACGTCATTCCCGTGATTCCTCCAGACCTGCGTCCGCTGGTTTTGTTGGATTCCGGCAACTTCGCCACTTCTGACTTGAATGACCTCTATCGTCGTATCATCAACCGCAATAATCGTTTGCGGAAGCTGGTCGACTTGAACGCGCCGGAAGTCATCATTCGCAACGAAAAGCGAATGCTGCAGCAATCGGTGGACGCTCTGTTCGACAACAACCGCTGCAAACGCCCGGTGCTGGGTAGCAGCAATCGTCCGCTGAAGTCCTTGACCGACATGATCAAGGGTAAGCAGGGGCGCTTCCGTGAAAACCTACTCGGTAAGCGAGTCGACTACTCGGCACGTAGTGTGATCGTGGTCGGTCCGCGGATGAAGCTGCACCAATGCGGTTTGCCTAAGAAGATCGCCCTAGAGCTCTATCAACCGTTCATCATCCGCAAGCTGAAAGTGCTCGGTCACGCCGACACGATCAAGAGTGCGAAAAAGATGCTCGAGCGGAAGGATGAAGAAGTTTGGGACATCTTGGAATCGGTGATCCAGAATCATCCGGTTCTCTTGAATCGTGCCCCTACGCTTCACCGTATGGGTATCCAAGCGTTTGAGCCAACTCTCGTGGAAGGCAACGCGATTCACTTGCATCCGCTGGTGTGCAAAGGGTTCAACGCCGACTTCGACGGCGACCAGATGGCGGTTCACTTGCCTCTTTCGATTGAAGCCCAGGTCGAAGCTCATACCCTGATGCTGGCGACCAACAACATTTTCGCACCGTCTAACGGTAAGCCGATCATGAGCCCGTCGCAGGACGTGGTGATGGGTTGTAACTTCATCACCGTCAGTCTGCCGAATCGTCCCGGCGAAGGCATGACCTTCTCCTCGATGGATGAGGCCGACTATGCGTTCGCTCAAGGGATAATCGACTTGCACGCGGTGGTCAAAGTGCGTTTGCCAGAGGGGCGTAAGCTCAAGGGCGAAGACGACGAGCAAAGTAGCACTCGAATCATCGAAACAACCTTCGGGCGAGTTCTATTCAATGAGATGTTGCCGCCGGGGATGGACTTCTACAACCACTCGTTGGGTAGTAGCGAGCTTTCCAAGGTGATTTCGGACTGTTACCAACGTCTGGGACGTCGGGCCACGATCAACCTGCTGGACGATATGAACCAGCTCGGTTTCCGTGAGTCGACTCGTAGCGGTCTCTCCTTCGCGACCGACGACTTGGTGACGCCAGACTCGAAGCACAAGATCATCGCCGAAGCTGAAAAGAAGGTGATCAAATACAAGAAACTGTACGAGCGTGGTGTGATCACCGACAAGGAACGGGTCAACCAGGTTCTCGACGCTTGGACACATGCTCGTGAGCAGATTACTGCCGAGATGATGACCGAGATGAAAAACGACGACCGTGGTGGTCACGGCTACATCAACCCGGTGTACCTGATGGCCGACTCTGGTGCTCGTGGTGGTACGGAACAGATTCGTCAGCTGGCCGGTATGCGTGGTCTGATGGCCAAGCCGAGTGGTGAAATTATCGAAACGCCGATCAAATCGAACTTCCGTGAAGGTTTGACGGTGCTCGAATACTTCTCCTCGACGCACGGTGCCCGGAAGGGGTTGGCCGATACGGCGTTGAAGACGGCGGACTCTGGTTACCTCACGCGTAAACTGGCCGACGTGGCCCAGAACGTGGTGATCACGCAAGACGATTGCGGAACCACCCAAGGGATCACCAAGGGAGTTATCTACCGTGGTGAAAAGGTGGAAGTCTCTTTGGCAGATGCCATCAAGGGACGTGTAAGCCGCCAAAGCATCGTCAACCCGATCACCGACGAAGTGATTGTGCGTGAAAACGAAATGATCACGCCAGATACGGCTCGTAAGATCGAACGGATGGGACTCGAACGAATTCAAGTTCGTAGCCCAATGACCTGCGATAGCGGCCTCGGCTGCTGCAAGGCCTGCTACGGCATGGATATGTCGACCGGCGATCAGGTCGAAGAAGGTATGGCCGTTGGGATCATCGCCGCTCAAAGTATTGGGGAGCCAGGTACGCAGCTGACCATGCGTACGTTCCACATCGGTGGTGTGGCCGTTACCGATACGGAAGAGCACGAAAAGAAGACCAAGCGTGGTGGTTTCGTCAAGTTTACCCGTATGCGTACGGCGACCAACGACGAAGGCAAGAACATCGTGCTCACCCGTAATGGTGAAATCACGATCGTCGATGCCAAGGGTCGTGAAATCGAAAGCTACGACGTACCTACCGGTGCGATCTTGGAAGTCAAAGAGAACGAAGAGGTCAAGACCGGTCAGGTTCTCTGCTCGTGGAATCCCTACTCGATTCCGATCGTTGCCGAAGTCGGCGGTCGCGTCCGTTACGAGGACGTGGTTGAAGGCGAAACGATGATGATCGAGCACGATGCCACTGGCTACGCTCGTCGCATGATTACCGAGCACAAGGGGGATTTCCATCCCCAGCTGGTCATCGAAGACGAAGACGGCAAGCCGCTCGACGTTTACTACTTGCCTGAAAAAGCGATCATCGACGCCGAAGAAGGGGCCAACGTTTCTGCTGGTACCACCGTGGCTAGTACGCCACGTGAATCTGGCGGTGTGAAGGACATCACCGGTGGTCTGCCGCGAGTCACGGAAATTTTTGAAGCTCGTAAGCCGAAAGATCCAGCCGTGATGGCAGAGATCGATGGTGTGGTCGAGATTCTTTCCGAGAAGAAGCGTGGCAAGCGTACGATTGTCGTCCGGAACGAATCGGGGATCGAGCGTGAGCACTTGGTGCCTCACGGTAAGCGATTCCTCGTCCACACCGGTGACTACGTACGAGCTGGTCAGTCCTTGATTGACGGCCCGTTGGTCCCGCACGATATTCTTCGGATCTCCGGGGAAGAAGCGGTCCAGCAATACCTCCTGCACGAAATTCAGGGCGTGTATCGCAGCCAGCGGGTGGAAATCAATGACAAACACATTGAAATCATCGTCGCCCGCATGTTGCGGAAGGTGATGGTCGATTCGGCTGGCGATACGAGCCTGTTGCCTGGTTTGGTGATGGATAAGTTCGACTTCCGCCGTGCCAACGATCAGCTTTCCCGCTGCTTGAAGATCTCCGGGACTGGCGATTCGCAGCAGTTCACCGAAGGCATGATCGTGCCAAAGGAAGCTCTCGAACAAGAGAACAGCCAGATCGAAGCGTTGGGAGGAAACCCAGCCAAGGGTAGCAAGCCTGCTTCGGCAAGTGCTTCGACCCAGTTGTTGGGGATCACCAAGGCTGCCGTCCAAAGTTCCAGCTTTATCTCGGCGGCGTCCTTCCAGGAAACCACCAAGGTTCTGACCGAAGCGGCCCTGGCCGGTAAGATCGACGAACTGATCGGTTTGAAGGAAAACGTGATCCTCGGTCACTTGATTCCTGCCGGTACCGGTTTCCGTTCGTTCCAAGACTCGGAAGTTCGGATCAATCCAGAAGCCCTGGCTGAACTGGCCTCCCGAACTCGCGAACGGACCTTGGAAGACAGCTTCCCGCTTTTGCAGGATAGCAGCGAAGGTGGCCAGCCAGGCCCGGCGGCAATTTCCGAAATGGCCCCTGCCCCAGGTTTAGAAAGCCTGCTTGGCGGTGCCGGACCGGTTCCTGCCACGGAAGGGCCAGCCTACGGCGAACCTCAGCCGCCTCAAATGCCGCCGCCTCCACAAGTTGGTGGCGATGGATTTGAGCCTGGCCCTGAAGACGAGTTGTAA
- the rplJ gene encoding 50S ribosomal protein L10, protein MSKYLKNLVISDLSKRLDGVNDLLVVDVVGMNADKTFTVRKQLREKGLNLLVVRRTLAAKACEGTSLAPAFEGLEGSTAIVWGGEDFVDLAKEVVKLNDDDKFPGFTAKGGVMDGESLTSDTVKAISKWPNRAEQLSLLVGQILGPGRTLAAQIKGPGAKLASQIKQVGENQED, encoded by the coding sequence ATGAGTAAGTATCTGAAAAACCTGGTGATCTCCGACTTGTCGAAACGACTCGACGGAGTGAACGACCTGTTGGTGGTCGACGTCGTGGGTATGAATGCGGACAAGACATTTACTGTCCGTAAGCAGCTCCGCGAGAAGGGCTTGAACCTTCTTGTCGTGCGTCGCACTTTGGCTGCCAAGGCTTGCGAAGGTACTTCGCTTGCTCCTGCCTTTGAAGGCTTGGAAGGTAGCACGGCCATTGTTTGGGGCGGCGAAGATTTCGTCGACTTAGCAAAAGAGGTCGTCAAGCTAAATGATGACGACAAGTTCCCTGGCTTCACCGCCAAGGGGGGCGTCATGGATGGCGAATCCTTGACATCTGACACTGTCAAAGCGATCAGCAAATGGCCCAATCGTGCCGAACAACTGTCGCTCTTGGTTGGTCAGATCTTGGGTCCTGGCCGAACACTGGCAGCTCAAATCAAGGGCCCAGGTGCCAAGTTGGCCTCGCAAATCAAGCAGGTCGGCGAGAATCAAGAAGACTAG
- the rplK gene encoding 50S ribosomal protein L11 has protein sequence MAREQVGQAKFQVPGGQATPAPPVGTSLGRYGVNLGQFVQQFNDKTREFNGMPIPVVVTVYNDRTFEFICKSPPAAALLKKAAGLAKGSGTPNTKKVGKVSREQIEDICNQKMADLNARDLEHARRMIEGTARSMGLEVTE, from the coding sequence ATGGCACGGGAACAAGTAGGTCAAGCGAAATTTCAGGTCCCCGGCGGTCAGGCCACTCCGGCTCCTCCGGTTGGTACCTCGTTGGGTCGTTACGGCGTGAATCTGGGTCAATTTGTCCAGCAGTTCAACGACAAGACGCGTGAATTTAACGGCATGCCTATCCCGGTTGTCGTGACCGTTTATAACGACCGAACTTTCGAGTTCATTTGCAAAAGCCCACCTGCTGCTGCTTTGTTGAAAAAGGCTGCTGGTTTGGCCAAGGGAAGTGGCACCCCGAACACTAAGAAGGTTGGCAAGGTGAGCCGAGAGCAGATTGAAGATATCTGCAATCAGAAAATGGCTGACCTGAATGCTCGTGACCTGGAACATGCTCGCCGGATGATCGAAGGAACGGCTCGGAGCATGGGCCTAGAAGTCACCGAGTAG
- the rplL gene encoding 50S ribosomal protein L7/L12, with the protein MSEEATATVEVSEEIKGLGDQIAGLTLKQAVELGDYLKDAHGIEAAAGGGVMMAAAPGEGGAAAAAEQTEFDVVMTDFGAQKIGVIKVVRGITGLGLKEAKDMVEGVPSKIKEGVSKEDAEKVKKELEEAGAVVEIK; encoded by the coding sequence ATGTCCGAAGAAGCAACTGCAACCGTCGAAGTATCCGAAGAAATCAAAGGCCTGGGCGATCAGATCGCTGGCTTGACCCTTAAGCAAGCCGTTGAACTGGGCGACTACCTGAAAGACGCTCACGGCATCGAAGCCGCTGCTGGCGGTGGCGTCATGATGGCTGCTGCTCCTGGCGAAGGTGGTGCTGCCGCTGCCGCCGAACAGACTGAATTCGACGTCGTTATGACCGACTTCGGTGCTCAGAAGATCGGCGTGATCAAGGTCGTTCGTGGCATCACCGGTCTGGGCTTGAAAGAAGCCAAGGACATGGTTGAAGGTGTCCCAAGCAAGATTAAAGAAGGTGTCTCGAAAGAAGACGCTGAAAAGGTCAAGAAGGAACTGGAAGAAGCCGGCGCCGTCGTCGAAATCAAGTAA
- the rplA gene encoding 50S ribosomal protein L1 — MAKQSKRYRALAEKVPGDALTLKDAIVLLKSFNTTKFDQTVEIAMRLGIDPKQADQLVRGALVLPHGIGKIQRVIVFAKGDNVATAQEAGADEVGAEDLAKKIKDGWLDFDVCIATPDMMGLVGPLGRVLGPRGLMPSPRAGTVTPDVARVVKEYKAGKVEFRNDPAGIVHAVVGRLGFEAGKLEDNIRAFVDHINGLKPQAAKGTYVRSVNLSATMSPGVQVAL, encoded by the coding sequence ATGGCTAAACAATCCAAACGATATCGGGCTCTGGCCGAAAAAGTGCCTGGTGACGCCCTCACACTCAAAGACGCAATCGTGCTTTTAAAGTCGTTCAACACGACGAAATTCGATCAGACGGTCGAAATTGCGATGCGATTGGGTATTGATCCGAAGCAAGCCGATCAGTTGGTGCGTGGTGCCCTGGTTCTTCCACATGGTATCGGCAAGATTCAACGAGTGATCGTCTTTGCCAAAGGGGACAACGTCGCGACCGCTCAAGAAGCCGGTGCGGACGAAGTCGGTGCAGAAGACTTGGCTAAGAAGATCAAAGATGGCTGGCTAGACTTCGACGTCTGTATTGCCACGCCTGACATGATGGGCTTGGTTGGTCCTTTGGGACGCGTGCTTGGCCCTCGTGGTTTAATGCCGTCGCCTCGTGCTGGCACGGTTACGCCGGACGTGGCCCGCGTCGTGAAAGAATACAAAGCAGGTAAAGTCGAATTTCGTAACGACCCAGCAGGCATTGTGCATGCGGTCGTTGGACGTCTCGGCTTTGAAGCGGGCAAGTTGGAAGACAACATCCGCGCCTTTGTTGATCATATCAATGGCCTGAAGCCGCAAGCGGCAAAGGGCACCTATGTTCGTAGCGTCAATTTGAGTGCCACAATGAGCCCTGGGGTTCAAGTCGCTCTCTAA